acaaaaatcacacaCATCGTTAAAAAGAAAGCAATGCACCAACATCAGTGCATCATTAATCCAGATCTGGTGTTTGCATAAGACACATGACGCATCCACTAAGAGTTTGGTGTTTTGGTTTGCTCTAAAATCTCTGCAGGTTAGAATAAGGCTGTCGTTtaatctgtgtgtgttttttgtctgcatataaAAACACATGAGGAAAGcgtacaaacaaaaacacacaacagagGCTTTCTTAGTCTTGGAGTACTATTCAAAAGTTGTCGGTCAACATTATCGGGCATTAAACGCTGACTAGGATGAGCTGTCAAAGATAAATAAAGGTGAAGCCTTAGGAcgcacaacaacacaacagcagggacaaaacacactaaaaacaACATGAATTAATATGAAATAGAGACGCTAATCAGCAGCTGTAGTGCTTTAGCTAAAATCTATCAGTAGTACTTTATGGGGAttgagacttttattttgttgagccaaacttcaataaaaaaaagatattttggcaaaaacaggaagacaATGGTTTGTGAAAACTAAATGAGAAAGTGCTGATTCTCTCCTTACTCTTATTTACTAAATCTGAAttcaaatgtcatgttttgatgATGCTGATGTTCACTAAAGTGGGTCTGATTCCCCTCTACAAACCCAAGTCATCAGGGCCCATAACAGGTATTCACCCCATcggattttttacccttttattgaatttataaatcaatcatggtctttatcttttttgacaaaaattacaaaaaatacctctttaatgtcaaaatgaaaacagatttctacaaagctgCATGAATCCCTTTAAAGAGACTAGTTCAACAAAGGTCTAGccattggtgctagtagtctcagtTAGCCaaacagggatcacctgagtgcagtggatgtgtctcagtgattatagacacctgtgtctggaaggtcatgtcactggttaatcagtattccttgttacatttcaccatgaagacaaaagaacactccaagaaattcagagaaaaagttattgaaaagtagaagtcagcgAATGGATACAAGGCTCTGAACATGCCCCagagttcagctaaatccaACATGAAGAAGttaaggaatatggcacatgtgtaaatctgcctcgatcagaccgtcctcacaaactgagtgagcgtgcaagaaggagactagtgagagaggacaccaagacacctatgactactctgaaggagcttcagcagttgagatgggagaggctctgcagacaacaactgttggccgggttcttcaccagtcaaagctttatgggagagtggcaaagagacagacactgttgaagaaaactaaatctggactagagttcaccaaaaagcacgtgggagactccatagtcaagaggaagaaagttcttcagtctgatgagaccagaatggagctttttggtcgtcagacactgcacatcaccacaaacacaccatcccagctgtgaagcacaatggtggcagcatcatgctgtggggatgcttctcagcagcctgcCCAGAAAGGCTCATAAaagtagaggataaaatgaatgtggaaaaatcctggaggacaattttattcagtctgcagagaACTACGACttgggagaggatttattttccagtgagacaatcagccgaagcatacagaggAAGCTACACAGATTtggtttaaagataacaagaggaatgttctggagcggccgactcaaagcccagacctcagtccagtgGAGAATTTGTTTTAGCCTGAtcgagacctatccacacagactcagtgctctGATTGCAGCcgaatctactaaatactgattaGAAAGGGTTGaatattcatgcatttttatttaattgagattactttgtagaaatctgttttcactttgacattagagaggttttttattgtaattttttgttaaaaaacatactcaccatgattggtttataaaatcaataaaagggtaaaaacatcCAGGGTGGTAACACTTTTATAGGCTCTGTATCTGTTGGTTATGAAGATTATCCTGCCAGATTTTCTGtggaatttaaaacttttttttctttttttttaaaggttgaaaTCTCAGGTTAGATATATGGTAGTTCATGGATTACTCCATCATTAGACTGAGTAGGTTGGTTTAAGATGGCAGCTATAAAAAGTCTGATAAAAAATTCCAAATAGATTTTGTTTTCCACCTTAAATAATAATGCAACCATTTCAGAAAAGAGCATACAAAACTAATTGCACCAATCTCATAAATATATAGATAACACTGATTTATGttcaaaataattatttatctTCTTCTATGTATAAATATCATTCATATTCACATGgggaaaactttaaaatattcaagtGCTGCCAGGAATATAAACATAGAGTACATCATTTATGCTTTAAAGCAATATCAACATGTATTGCTTATATCTGTTGCATTCCTGTTTGTGCAATTTTAGTGCTTGTAATTTAGGGATTTTAGAAACAGTCTTCTGCTGGTGGTCACTGAGCAGTTCTTCGCAGATTTTCCCCATTGGACTGGTGGCTTTCACCAGTAATACTCCCATCACTCCTCAGCAGAACAGTCCAGTGCGATGCTGTGCTCCTGGGCGATGGCGGCTAGCTCTTTCAAGAACTCGGCATAGAGGATGATTGCAAACACTTTGCTCTTGGCTTGCAAGGGAATTGGAGGGCAAGGCGGTAGGACGCCGAAAGGAGGCAAAGCCAGGGCGTTCTTCACAGAACCGTTAGGAGGAGATGGGTCCAGGATGATGTCCCCATCATGGGACTGGAGGCAGTCTGAAAAGTTAATGCCACAGAGGAGTTTAAGTATGACAGTAAGGGGAAAGAATAAAAATCAACCGACACTTTTAATGCCCACcaatccagaaaactcctcctTCTACATCTTGCATTTAAAGGGGTGGTGTACACTATATCCCAAAGGTTCTATGTTCTAAAGGTTTGTGTTCCCACAAGTCATATATCCAGTGCTCCTATGCTTCCAAGGTCTTAAGTTCTGTACCCCCTGTGCCTGTATCCCCAGTCTCCAGTTGATATTTCCCTCCTTGCTGTACATGTGAGTGTTCATTTACCTCTGACTTTGCTGTCCTGGTCTTTCACCAACAGGAACCTCCAGGCCTGAGTGAGCAGGGCAGGATAATCTGGTCTGGCTGCGACAAAGCGCTCAATCTGAGCATGCACCGACACCAACACCTACACATACAgaaacacatgtaaacaaagACGCCACTTTATCATGAGAAGACTGACAAAGTTCAATAGAATTCAAATGAGATGAATCTACCACGGATGTTACCTGGTACAGAGTTCGTACGGTGGGTTGGTTTTGTGGGTCTGTGGTGAGCAGGAAGGATCTTAAAAGAGGTTGTGGGTATGATGCCAGCTGGGCCAGGATGCCCGTCACCAGCAGGTTAACTGCAATGGAGTTTTCCAGTAGGTTCTCAAGCCGCGATAAGAGGACACTGATAAACGGACCTGTGGAATTATTTTCACTTCAGGTTACTGAGTAGGACTGAGGTAAACACAAAAAACTTTCTGGTTTTCCATCCTAGCATGTCTGATTAGTTGTTTTTTGGTTACTCCTATTAGTCTCCGATTCTTTGTAGTCAAATATAGcctaattaaaatgtaaatctccttttcttaaaacctTTGCTCATGTTGACAGTGTGCATGGGCAAACTGactaaaacatttggaaatACATTTCAGACTTCATAagtcatgatgtgcacaaatgtcaggataccagagaataaagaagAAGGGCCTGAAATAACTCAAAGgggaaataatgaaatatttttggggaaaaaggcaaaaaatgggttaaagatgcaaaattgtGTCAAGAAAGGTAGAATTGGGTGTGAAAATTatggaaagtggttaaaaagtggcttaaatgggataaaaggggaaacatggttaaaaggtgcaaaaatgggacaagaaagaagctagaaaagcactcggagagcacagaccttcaccatcagccctatctctcaatagtgaagaatcctttagaAAAATTcttggatccgtccccatgtgccccctcatgctggaagcattgcctgctggtgccaaaagatgcactgacagtctcacccatggtctcactggatgactggaagtcatggcagagggtgaatattcctctattcctcccagcattgtgagtattcttgctacaatatcactgtctgtctctctgttacgctctctgttacgactcgtctcctcgaccgggcgtgtgtctttcaaactctataaactccaaaactttgaatacaaacacacccaaaatgctgctaggattaaagttactcatgtccgccacctcctggtgtaaagtggtaacagcgcagacctccaccattagccctatctcccaatagtaaagaatcctttaaaaaattcctgaatccagacggtgatccggatcactcccaaaatctaatcattcttctttatgccatttcagacatttcctgaaaatttcaccaaaatccatccacaactttttgagttatgttgctaacaaacaaatgaacaaacgaacccgatcacataacctccttggcggagataAAAATGAGGCAAAGGGTTTAGCTAAATGTGGTAAATGTAGAAAAAcagtcaagaaaggcaaaaaagtggctgaatGAAATCAAAgttcaaaaatgggttaaaaaggcaaacaaggggcaaaaatgggagggggaaatggtgaaaaaagggttaaatatggcaaaaatgattttaaagaggcagaaattggtcaagtAATACAAAAATGGGAGgggaaatggagaaaaagggtcaaaaagtggtTGATGTACAAAAAAGGGTCAAGATAggcaaaaacagtggcaaaagggaggggaaatgatgaaaaatggttaaaaagtagcaaaatgggttaaaagtagaaaaaatggttcaagaaaggcaaaacaaTGAGaaggaaaatggtaaaaagtagttaaaagtaaataaggcaaaaaagtggtaaaaaatgggaggtgaaatgttgaaaagtggcaaaaattggtcaaaagatGCAAagaaatgggtcaagaaaggcaacTAAGGGACAAAAGgggtggaaaatggtggatAGTggatgaaaagtagcaaaaatggggtcaaagcccccccccccaaaaaaaaaatatgtggaaaaaatgggcagaaacagtgatgaaaagggatGGAAAAGAGTGGCGCAAATAAGCAAATTCAACATCAGAGCCAAAACATAgcttgacacttttcagcatcaaaatgaagtaactgttagccaggacactagcaccaatgctaataATTCAagacacatgcattgataccatccataaatcacaactgggtgGGGCCAGTTCACCTGGTTTGTCTAGGACCCAGACAATTCTGTGGACAGGTCTGCCTCCAGGTCTACTCCAAACCTCTCAGATTTCACTAAACTGTTCTTGGGCAAAATGTCTTAATAATTAATTATTTATCAACAATACCAGGAAGTTTATCATCCTCATCAAATTCGTAATCACTTTATACTTATTAAACACGAGAGTAGATTTGGTGAGAGCTGTACAGTTAAACTTTAATATTCTTAATAtcaaaatgcttgttttatttactgtCAACTTTCTACATTTTTCCATGACTATGGAGACAGCCTGCTGGTAGAATCCTTAAAGCAGGGCCACTTTCTAAACTCAGACTGATATTTTACTTCAACaattggtccactgtgcttatGAACACCAACCTGTAAATGGGACTTCATGCCTCCTGCTGCCATCCTTACTGCTACTACGACCCTCCTCTCCTTcttgctcctcctcctcctcttccatcTCCGCCTCCTCCATTAGTTCCTTCTCTCTGCTGTCCCACAAAGAGCTCAAAGCAAAGGGTTCCCCGAGGCTGTCCTCTTCTTCCAGTTTGTGCCTGAGTGCTCTGACCCGCTTCCTGAATGAGCCTATGTCATCCGTGATGTTGTCACATTCTGGCTCAACCCCCAGAGAGAGCATAAGCTCATAGTATTGTGTCAGGaagtcattgttgttgttggttttgTGAACAGGCAGGCTTGGAGACTTGGCATCAGGCGCAGGACCAGACGGGTCATGGCGCTCCAGCTCTGAATGGCCATTAGGTACAGCACTTGTCAGAGAATATGGCCTTGGGTGCTGagtgttgtgttgtgtgtggCTGTGGTGTAGCATGTGATTGTTAGTAGTTGTGAAGTCATTCGAGTTGCATTTAGGGTTAAATGACTTTACGTCCTCATCGACATCATCACATTTGCTGATGATGTGATACTTAGCATCAAAACCATTAGTGTAAAGATGACGCCCATTTAACTCTCCATGCTCATCTGTCCTCTTCATatcttcttctctttcctctTTCCTCCCATCTTCACCCCTCCTCTTCCCCTCCTGCCCATAATCCTCAGTCTTCCTGTCCTCTTTACCTCCCTCCTCGCCCCTCCTCCTTGTCGACATGATATTGTTAACTGTTTCCATGACCGTCTTCCCCGTTGTTGTTAGCATCGTTGCTATTTTTGATGTCGGTGCCACTGTTGCTACTTGTTGCCCATTTGGGATGTTCCCCCGTGCCCGACGATTCGCTGCCATGATTCGTTCCAAAATGGCCGCCTTTGTATCATTCTTAGCTACGAGATCATAGACCAGCACATCATCCTGGAACTCAGACTCCTCCACATACGAGCCGTGCACCAGCTTTGTTGCAGTGCGCCGCATTTCCTGTAGATGTCCAGGAGGCGAGGGTAAAGAAGGGCTTCCGTTGACCTCCATGCTAATGCTGCCGTTTGTTAGCAGCGTGTTTGTCAGTGTTTGTAAAGAGGGAtcatcatctgcaaaaatgtCATCCCACTCCAGTTCTAGGGCAGAGTTGGCTCTTCCTGCGCGGTTACTGGTGGAGACGGTATCAGAGGACAGGGTGGGGGAGAGGACCAAGGCCTGAGGAGATGTCTCTGAAGAGCTGATGGAGTCACTCTTTATTCGTCGGACAATGTCGTCTTCGTTCTCTTTGTCATTCCCTGGTGTGTTGGATCGGTATTCTTGAGGTAGAGGGTTTATTCCATCATATGGAGCTGACCAGAGTTGACATGCCCTGCAAGGAAACAAAAGTCAACAGAGCTTTAGTTTCCATCCATCCGTTGTAGACACTGCTCATCCTGTTTGGGGTCACAGAGGGTTTGAGCCTGCAGAGACATTCACTCTAGCTTTCACACTCCTCAGCTTCGAAGTCTAAAAG
This genomic stretch from Cheilinus undulatus linkage group 22, ASM1832078v1, whole genome shotgun sequence harbors:
- the LOC121504204 gene encoding protein FAM160A1-like, which produces MMASVMMGGNHRKALTLRGVDPETCMIVFKNHWAQVVKILEKHEPGRSSTSALSFLSGHGNNNSNGSGALRLGPIPADEASAVQNYVEHMLFLLMEEEAGQGGAMGPILEFVVLEGVMERLFLWSLRRQFTEDMKLEQLRMYQMLLSQARQPLLHHKPVLRPLMMLLASCAGAGTDSGGAVEAELVLLLNQLCVALVKDPSVLELFFHTSEDQGAANFLLFSLLIPYTHRQGTVGQQARDALLLIMSLSASDSRVAQHIAENTYFCPVLATGLSGLYSSLPARLQVYSEDWHCLDQADWQQVPALVHFLHSLDFCSAVTKVAHPSIRAQLLDYIYNGFLVPVMAPALHKLTVEEVMTTTAYLDLFLRSISEPALLQTFLSFILLHTHDKVHILDTLVSRVNTPFQLGTVSLALFRTLIGLFCEDVMLQLVFRYLIPCSHLSRKQKWSLKQRDCYSSSAASFLLLMPSWCPGHLYNTNANAQSEHIHWPKGADLSVTDSVGYCRGSDFLMDVNYLHYLWDAREAISTSYRACQLWSAPYDGINPLPQEYRSNTPGNDKENEDDIVRRIKSDSISSSETSPQALVLSPTLSSDTVSTSNRAGRANSALELEWDDIFADDDPSLQTLTNTLLTNGSISMEVNGSPSLPSPPGHLQEMRRTATKLVHGSYVEESEFQDDVLVYDLVAKNDTKAAILERIMAANRRARGNIPNGQQVATVAPTSKIATMLTTTGKTVMETVNNIMSTRRRGEEGGKEDRKTEDYGQEGKRRGEDGRKEEREEDMKRTDEHGELNGRHLYTNGFDAKYHIISKCDDVDEDVKSFNPKCNSNDFTTTNNHMLHHSHTQHNTQHPRPYSLTSAVPNGHSELERHDPSGPAPDAKSPSLPVHKTNNNNDFLTQYYELMLSLGVEPECDNITDDIGSFRKRVRALRHKLEEEDSLGEPFALSSLWDSREKELMEEAEMEEEEEEQEGEEGRSSSKDGSRRHEVPFTGPFISVLLSRLENLLENSIAVNLLVTGILAQLASYPQPLLRSFLLTTDPQNQPTVRTLYQVLVSVHAQIERFVAARPDYPALLTQAWRFLLVKDQDSKVRDCLQSHDGDIILDPSPPNGSVKNALALPPFGVLPPCPPIPLQAKSKVFAIILYAEFLKELAAIAQEHSIALDCSAEE